One window from the genome of Candidatus Limnocylindrales bacterium encodes:
- a CDS encoding sulfatase codes for MASRASSFLRCLGALMLLTATTWAVEIPALLFVWRHQTLPPYAFFPNQSYDFLAKIRWFAGALFDWAPGLPDRFAGLAVGDKLSALAPLLPSTLVVAAAVGVIGGALCALVSRRRGTLRGDLLLWAALALVVHVAVSIPAFSLDEGLRISRLAYRARSLVVDGMLLATAVSLVAWVLAWSLAPLFSRSRALTIAGLVTMVGASALAMTNARPAPAAKAAASAPSAGAHRNVVLISLDSLRADHVGAWGYKRDTTPNLDWFAKESVRFRNAISTSSWTLPTHLTMFTGRSQLSHGVVVDTNVLPTSVRTLGEIFHDAGYATAGFVSGPYVSGHYGYDRGMDTYIDLSAQWGKGAEARAAVLSPQVNEKGLAWLDETHEKPFFLFLHYFDIHYDYVPPPPYDTMFDPGYTGTMDGRMFIERDDVNPKMPPRDLEHILALYDGEIRFTDEHVGRVLDRLREKGLLDSTAVMIVADHGDEFFEHGNKGHHRTVYDEVLHVPMLLRLPGGEHAGETIDAQTSLLDVFPTLLDAAGLAAPEATEGESLAGWIRGSTSTRTAVFSDFYDKRGFNLQVSRRTPDEKTIQHFNRITHPKQGALEDYDLAGDPAEKSNRARSRRAEVASAVEAMTAWLDGQWRFHRRTETETGGNASIQIDTETMQRLKSLGYVGE; via the coding sequence ATGGCGTCGCGAGCCTCGAGTTTCCTGCGCTGCCTCGGCGCACTGATGCTGCTGACGGCGACGACGTGGGCCGTCGAGATCCCGGCGCTGCTTTTCGTATGGCGTCACCAGACGCTGCCGCCGTACGCATTCTTTCCGAATCAGTCCTACGACTTCCTCGCCAAGATCCGCTGGTTTGCCGGCGCGCTCTTCGATTGGGCCCCGGGGCTGCCCGACCGCTTCGCGGGACTTGCGGTCGGCGACAAGCTTTCGGCTCTTGCGCCGCTGCTGCCGTCGACGCTCGTCGTTGCTGCCGCTGTCGGTGTCATCGGCGGCGCACTGTGTGCGCTCGTCTCGCGGCGGCGCGGAACGCTTCGCGGCGACCTTCTGCTGTGGGCCGCGCTTGCGCTTGTGGTCCACGTTGCCGTCTCGATTCCGGCGTTCAGTCTCGACGAAGGGCTGCGCATCAGCCGGCTTGCGTATCGCGCGCGAAGCCTGGTCGTCGACGGGATGCTGCTCGCGACCGCCGTATCGCTGGTCGCGTGGGTGCTCGCGTGGTCGCTCGCGCCGCTGTTCTCGCGTTCGCGGGCACTGACGATTGCCGGGCTCGTCACAATGGTCGGTGCAAGCGCGCTGGCGATGACGAACGCCCGCCCCGCGCCGGCGGCGAAAGCCGCAGCGAGCGCACCCTCGGCGGGAGCACACCGCAACGTCGTGCTGATCTCGCTCGACAGTCTTCGCGCGGACCACGTGGGCGCCTGGGGCTACAAGCGCGACACGACCCCGAACCTCGACTGGTTCGCGAAGGAAAGCGTGCGGTTCCGCAACGCCATTTCGACGTCGTCGTGGACGCTGCCGACGCACCTGACGATGTTCACCGGCCGCTCGCAGCTTTCGCACGGCGTCGTCGTCGACACGAACGTGCTGCCGACGTCGGTACGCACGCTCGGCGAGATCTTCCACGATGCCGGCTATGCGACCGCGGGCTTCGTCTCCGGGCCCTACGTGAGCGGCCACTACGGCTACGACCGCGGCATGGACACGTATATCGACCTGAGCGCGCAGTGGGGAAAAGGCGCCGAGGCGCGCGCAGCCGTGCTGTCACCGCAGGTCAACGAAAAGGGCCTCGCGTGGCTCGACGAGACGCACGAAAAGCCGTTCTTTCTGTTCCTGCACTACTTCGACATTCACTACGACTACGTTCCTCCGCCGCCGTACGACACGATGTTCGACCCCGGTTACACCGGCACGATGGACGGCCGCATGTTCATCGAGCGCGACGACGTCAATCCGAAGATGCCGCCGCGCGATCTCGAGCATATCCTTGCGCTCTATGACGGCGAGATCCGTTTCACCGACGAGCACGTCGGCCGGGTCCTCGACCGGCTGCGCGAAAAAGGGTTGCTCGATTCGACGGCGGTCATGATCGTCGCCGACCATGGCGACGAGTTCTTCGAGCACGGCAACAAGGGTCATCACCGCACCGTCTACGACGAGGTCCTGCACGTGCCGATGCTGCTGCGGCTTCCCGGCGGCGAGCACGCCGGAGAGACGATCGATGCACAGACGAGCCTCCTCGACGTGTTTCCGACGCTGCTCGATGCAGCCGGCCTGGCCGCGCCGGAAGCAACCGAAGGCGAAAGCCTGGCGGGCTGGATCCGCGGCTCGACGAGCACGCGTACGGCCGTCTTCTCCGATTTCTACGACAAGCGCGGTTTCAACCTGCAGGTCTCGCGCCGCACGCCGGACGAGAAGACCATCCAGCACTTCAACCGCATCACGCACCCGAAGCAGGGAGCGCTCGAAGATTACGATCTGGCCGGCGATCCCGCCGAGAAGAGCAACCGCGCCCGGTCCCGTCGCGCCGAAGTCGCATCCGCCGTCGAAGCCATGACGGCGTGGCTCGACGGGCAGTGGCGTTTTCATCGCCGCACCGAAACCGAGACCGGCGGCAATGCATCGATCCAGATCGACACCGAAACGATGCAGCGGCTGAAGTCGCTCGGCTACGTCGGCGAGTAA
- a CDS encoding TonB-dependent receptor yields the protein MARFTTALVAALTAAAAFIFAGSADAAREFTVEEAASAPIEELMNVQVTTVAGSEEDWFRSPAAVYVITPEQLRRTGHHTLADVLRIVPGVYVGSTNSHSWTVGMRGFAGGLANKTLVLIDGRAVYDPLFGGTFWDVQDILLTDLERIEVIRGPGATLWGANAVNGVINVITKSSAETQGLYVKAGGGNIEHGFASARYGGKLGNATYRVFGKYFDRDHYSQQNCDLDAAGECRPGRERTDSAHDAWDLAHGGFRVDIPHGLTNFTVQGDIYNLGHLGESTAIPQANQKPLQDINTGWTNGGNLLMRGSHAISPTAGLSMQAYYDRTSRTQAAGFHVERDTIDFDFRHYFRLGARNDIQWGLGDRTSADRSRDSEIVSLDPRSRKLNTISGFVQDTITLVPNELFAMIGTKLENNSFTGFEVQPGGRLWWTPDDRDTLWASISRPVRVPTRLEQDGFLVVAIAEAGGQQQPVGVLGNPDAKSEKLIAYEIGYRHRFFENLTLDIAPFYNDYSNLLFVPKTLIGTFANAGSGESYGVEVSSMWRPFERWSLEGSYSYVKLEIHGDILPSDEGTSPHHQVKVFSFFDLTDQIELNTGLYYVDDVVTLGVPSYVRLDQGVTWHATKNIDLVLWGQNLLEERHREASDVQVERAVYAEVNFHF from the coding sequence ATGGCACGCTTCACAACCGCACTCGTCGCAGCGCTCACCGCTGCGGCAGCATTCATCTTCGCCGGTTCGGCAGACGCCGCGCGCGAGTTCACGGTCGAGGAGGCAGCATCAGCGCCGATCGAGGAGTTGATGAATGTCCAGGTCACGACCGTCGCAGGTTCGGAGGAGGACTGGTTCCGGTCACCCGCCGCGGTGTACGTGATCACCCCGGAACAGCTTCGCCGCACGGGGCACCACACGCTTGCCGACGTTCTTCGAATCGTTCCCGGTGTGTACGTGGGCAGCACCAACTCCCATTCGTGGACGGTCGGAATGCGCGGGTTCGCTGGAGGGCTCGCCAACAAAACGCTCGTCCTGATCGACGGCCGCGCGGTCTATGACCCGCTCTTCGGCGGAACGTTCTGGGACGTCCAGGACATCCTGCTGACGGATCTCGAGCGCATCGAAGTCATCCGCGGCCCGGGCGCCACGCTGTGGGGCGCGAACGCGGTCAACGGCGTGATCAACGTCATCACCAAGAGCTCGGCCGAGACGCAGGGCCTGTACGTCAAGGCCGGCGGCGGAAACATCGAGCACGGCTTCGCGTCGGCCCGCTACGGCGGCAAGCTTGGAAACGCAACGTACCGGGTTTTCGGCAAATACTTCGACCGCGATCACTACTCGCAGCAGAACTGCGATCTCGATGCTGCGGGCGAGTGCAGACCCGGCCGCGAGCGCACCGATTCCGCGCACGACGCATGGGACCTCGCACACGGCGGATTCCGCGTCGACATTCCGCACGGGCTCACGAACTTCACCGTGCAGGGCGACATCTACAACCTCGGGCATCTCGGCGAGTCGACGGCGATTCCGCAGGCGAACCAGAAGCCGCTGCAGGACATCAACACCGGCTGGACCAACGGCGGCAACCTGCTGATGCGCGGCAGTCACGCCATTTCACCGACCGCGGGCCTGTCGATGCAGGCGTACTACGATCGTACGTCACGCACGCAGGCTGCGGGGTTCCACGTCGAGCGCGACACGATCGATTTCGACTTCCGCCACTACTTCCGCCTGGGCGCGCGCAACGACATCCAGTGGGGTCTCGGAGACCGCACCAGCGCCGACCGGTCGCGCGACAGCGAGATCGTCTCGCTCGATCCCAGGTCGCGCAAGCTCAACACGATCAGCGGTTTCGTCCAGGACACGATCACGCTCGTTCCGAACGAGCTGTTCGCGATGATCGGCACCAAGCTCGAGAACAACAGCTTCACCGGATTCGAGGTCCAGCCCGGGGGGAGATTGTGGTGGACGCCGGATGATCGCGACACCCTGTGGGCGTCGATCTCGCGACCCGTTCGTGTGCCGACCCGCCTCGAACAGGACGGCTTCCTGGTCGTCGCAATTGCCGAAGCCGGCGGGCAGCAGCAGCCGGTCGGCGTGCTCGGCAATCCCGACGCGAAGTCGGAAAAACTGATCGCGTATGAAATCGGGTACCGGCACCGGTTTTTCGAAAATCTCACACTCGACATCGCTCCTTTCTATAACGACTATTCGAACCTGCTGTTCGTTCCGAAGACGCTCATCGGGACGTTCGCGAATGCCGGATCCGGGGAGAGTTACGGTGTCGAGGTCAGTTCCATGTGGCGGCCGTTCGAACGCTGGTCGCTGGAGGGGTCCTACTCATACGTCAAACTGGAGATTCACGGGGATATTCTGCCGTCGGACGAAGGTACCTCACCGCATCACCAGGTGAAGGTCTTCTCCTTCTTCGACCTGACCGACCAGATCGAGCTCAATACCGGACTCTACTACGTCGATGATGTCGTCACGCTCGGCGTGCCGTCGTACGTGAGACTCGATCAGGGCGTAACGTGGCACGCCACGAAGAACATCGACCTGGTCCTCTGGGGGCAGAACCTTCTCGAAGAACGGCACAGGGAAGCGTCCGACGTTCAGGTCGAGCGTGCGGTCTATGCAGAAGTGAACTTCCACTTTTAG
- a CDS encoding peptidylprolyl isomerase: protein MNSPFPAVAGSLSTCARPALLAAALVLAIGPTGGCSKGPDKASAPKSAATVAAGPSVVIKTNKGTIEVELYPDKAPATVKNFLDYVDAGHYDGTIFHRVIKDFMIQGGGFVPDGQQKPTKPPVKNEANNGLKNTRGTIAMARTQVVDSATAQFFINQADNAFLDFKAETPGSFGYCVFGKVTSGMDVVDAIANAPKPESKTPGVFQDRPKDDVIIESIKRKG, encoded by the coding sequence ATGAATTCGCCGTTCCCCGCCGTTGCCGGTTCCCTATCCACATGCGCCCGTCCTGCGCTGCTCGCTGCCGCGCTGGTTCTCGCCATCGGCCCGACGGGCGGCTGCTCGAAAGGCCCCGACAAGGCGAGCGCGCCGAAGAGCGCCGCGACGGTTGCAGCGGGCCCGAGCGTCGTGATCAAGACCAACAAGGGCACGATCGAAGTCGAGCTCTATCCCGACAAGGCTCCGGCAACCGTCAAGAACTTTCTCGACTACGTCGACGCCGGTCACTACGACGGCACGATCTTTCACCGCGTGATCAAGGATTTCATGATCCAGGGCGGCGGATTCGTGCCCGATGGGCAGCAGAAGCCGACCAAGCCTCCGGTCAAGAACGAAGCCAACAACGGGCTCAAGAACACCCGCGGCACGATCGCGATGGCCAGAACCCAGGTCGTCGACTCAGCGACCGCGCAGTTCTTCATCAACCAGGCCGACAACGCGTTCCTCGATTTCAAGGCCGAAACTCCGGGAAGCTTCGGCTACTGCGTGTTCGGCAAAGTCACCTCCGGCATGGACGTCGTCGACGCGATCGCAAATGCACCCAAGCCCGAAAGCAAGACTCCGGGTGTGTTCCAGGACCGTCCGAAGGACGACGTCATCATCGAATCGATCAAGAGGAAGGGCTGA
- a CDS encoding glycosyltransferase family 39 protein, with the protein MSPSQLTNGLRARWKQLRASFVAPALVAVVALFVYSRALDWGLPGGDETWAADAIKPSAPLAVAFHNFGHGWNSGWFWFKYPPFHAFLLCALYAPYLAWLWATGGLAGFQSDYPFGLADPVASLSMLAWIGRAASAAMGAGCALLVYACVARSFGRRAAVCAALVTTFAYPMVFYSQTTNVEVPYLFWLLASLVGAVRIIEDDRRLRWWVLLGAGAALSVSTKELAAGAFLAVPVVIVVRSLIMRVPVWTWIRGGLVAGLSFAIAIALANNVLFNPLGFVQRTKFLTQTLPSEIALRYAPYYFPIQLGGNRGAGVELAQLSLALSRLSASLGWPTLALSIAGFLIAARRRPAWTLLLVAAGAGYYLVSVRAMLSLSLRYLLPLTVLCCAASGIAIAELVRARTGPAARWRPLGILVAALAAVWIFAYGWDVNRMMAGDARYDAERWLALQAARRPRVEIYQNRAYLPRFPEGIDVIEVPYEQRDATAFAERHPDLVVLSSSGLSGITVRYKQDWQSDSDGDSDADSGYSPAQRSAGGAVMNYTRDANAEFLRRLTAGELGYTEAARFSVTPWIDRPLIQSLNPAIVIYAAASAQPAAILPRPGTAD; encoded by the coding sequence TTGTCTCCGTCACAGCTCACGAACGGGCTGCGTGCGCGCTGGAAGCAGCTGCGGGCGAGCTTCGTCGCTCCCGCGCTCGTCGCGGTCGTCGCGCTGTTCGTCTATTCGCGTGCGCTCGACTGGGGTCTTCCCGGCGGCGACGAAACGTGGGCCGCGGATGCGATCAAGCCGAGCGCTCCGCTGGCCGTCGCGTTTCACAACTTCGGACATGGCTGGAACAGCGGATGGTTCTGGTTCAAATATCCGCCCTTTCACGCGTTCCTGCTCTGCGCGCTGTACGCTCCGTATCTCGCGTGGCTGTGGGCGACCGGCGGCCTTGCCGGCTTCCAGTCCGACTATCCGTTCGGCCTCGCCGATCCGGTCGCATCGCTTTCCATGCTCGCATGGATCGGTCGCGCGGCCAGTGCAGCGATGGGCGCCGGATGCGCGCTGCTCGTCTACGCGTGCGTGGCGCGGAGCTTCGGCCGGCGTGCCGCAGTCTGCGCGGCGCTCGTGACGACCTTCGCGTATCCGATGGTGTTCTATTCGCAGACCACCAACGTCGAGGTGCCGTACCTGTTCTGGCTGCTGGCCTCGCTCGTCGGCGCGGTTCGCATCATCGAAGACGACCGCCGGCTGCGATGGTGGGTCCTGCTCGGTGCGGGAGCTGCGCTGTCGGTGTCCACCAAGGAGCTCGCGGCCGGAGCGTTCCTTGCCGTGCCGGTGGTGATCGTGGTGCGCTCGCTCATCATGCGGGTCCCGGTGTGGACATGGATCCGCGGCGGGCTGGTGGCCGGCCTCAGCTTCGCGATCGCGATCGCGCTCGCCAACAACGTCCTGTTCAATCCGCTCGGCTTCGTCCAGCGCACGAAGTTTCTGACCCAGACGCTGCCGTCGGAAATCGCGCTGCGCTACGCGCCGTACTACTTCCCGATCCAGCTCGGCGGCAATCGCGGCGCCGGCGTCGAGCTTGCGCAACTCTCGCTCGCATTGTCCCGCCTCAGCGCAAGTCTCGGCTGGCCGACGCTCGCGCTTTCGATCGCCGGGTTTCTGATCGCGGCGAGACGGCGGCCCGCGTGGACGCTGCTGCTCGTTGCCGCCGGCGCCGGCTACTACCTCGTCAGCGTGCGGGCGATGCTCTCGCTCAGCCTGCGATACCTGCTGCCGCTCACGGTGCTTTGCTGCGCCGCATCCGGCATCGCAATCGCCGAGCTGGTGCGCGCGCGAACCGGACCCGCCGCGCGATGGAGACCGCTCGGCATCCTCGTTGCCGCTCTCGCCGCCGTGTGGATCTTCGCGTACGGCTGGGACGTCAACCGGATGATGGCCGGCGATGCGCGCTACGATGCCGAACGCTGGCTGGCACTTCAGGCCGCACGCCGGCCGCGCGTGGAAATCTACCAGAATCGCGCGTATCTTCCGCGCTTCCCCGAAGGCATCGACGTGATCGAAGTTCCCTATGAGCAGCGCGACGCGACGGCGTTCGCCGAGCGGCATCCGGACCTCGTCGTGCTGTCGTCGAGCGGCCTTTCGGGGATCACCGTGCGCTACAAGCAGGACTGGCAAAGCGATTCCGATGGCGACTCCGACGCCGACAGCGGCTACTCGCCTGCCCAGCGCAGCGCCGGCGGTGCAGTCATGAACTATACGCGTGACGCCAACGCCGAGTTCCTGCGAAGGCTGACCGCGGGCGAGCTCGGCTACACGGAAGCCGCACGTTTCTCGGTTACGCCGTGGATCGATCGTCCGCTGATCCAGAGCCTCAACCCCGCGATTGTCATCTACGCTGCCGCCTCGGCGCAGCCGGCCGCAATCCTGCCTCGGCCGGGCACGGCGGACTGA
- the metF gene encoding methylenetetrahydrofolate reductase [NAD(P)H] encodes MHISSLLSRGEPVYSFEFFPPKTEAGDRALLATLAELRPLRPDYVSVTYGAGGSTRDRTVELVGYILNDLGIEAMAHLTCVGASRGELASVLDRLEATGIRNVIALRGDPPAGEAEFEPHPDGLTYANELVALIRAQQRPFCVAAACYPEKHIEAVSFDADLEALQSKVGAGTDFLITQLFFDNRLYFEFVRRAREAGIRIPIVAGIMPITNLSQIERFTQRCGASIPAELHARLEPHRDDPERVEALSIDYAIGQCRELIERGAPGIHFYTLNRSRATRDILTALRR; translated from the coding sequence ATGCACATCTCGTCCCTGCTGTCGCGGGGTGAGCCGGTTTACTCGTTCGAGTTCTTCCCGCCGAAGACCGAGGCCGGGGACCGCGCACTCCTCGCCACGCTCGCTGAGCTGCGGCCGCTGCGTCCGGATTACGTGTCGGTTACGTACGGCGCCGGCGGAAGCACACGCGATCGCACCGTGGAGCTCGTCGGCTACATCCTGAACGACCTCGGCATCGAGGCCATGGCCCACCTGACCTGCGTCGGCGCATCGCGCGGCGAGCTCGCCTCGGTGCTCGACCGGCTCGAGGCCACCGGCATCCGCAACGTGATCGCGCTGCGCGGCGATCCACCGGCCGGTGAAGCGGAATTCGAGCCGCACCCCGACGGACTTACCTATGCAAACGAGCTCGTCGCGCTGATCCGCGCGCAGCAGCGCCCGTTCTGCGTCGCTGCCGCGTGCTATCCCGAGAAACACATCGAAGCCGTATCGTTCGACGCCGACCTCGAGGCGCTGCAGAGCAAAGTCGGCGCGGGCACGGACTTCCTGATCACGCAGCTGTTCTTCGACAACCGGTTGTATTTCGAGTTCGTCCGGCGCGCCCGCGAGGCCGGCATCCGGATCCCGATCGTTGCCGGCATCATGCCGATCACGAACCTGTCGCAGATCGAGCGCTTCACGCAGCGATGCGGAGCGAGCATCCCCGCCGAGCTGCATGCGCGCCTGGAACCTCATCGTGACGACCCGGAGCGCGTCGAAGCGCTGAGCATCGACTATGCGATCGGGCAATGCCGCGAGCTGATCGAGCGCGGAGCGCCGGGAATCCATTTCTACACGCTCAACCGCTCGCGGGCGACGCGCGACATCCTCACCGCGCTGCGCCGCTGA
- a CDS encoding ATP-binding protein, which produces MRLRPIRSFGTKLTLLVTLTTGLAVFSVSTVLAVIDYFDTEHETASLADAQVHIIAGNSEAPLAFGDPQLGNEALAALKNSDNVASATLYTPDGKVFARYDNPSIRPPVFAMWQEGRRLEGSWMIVTDEIRGPAGEVGRLQVVFDRSAAISRAWYNASIVFIIALLTMLGAFLVASRIRRFLIKPIAELASAARHVSETKDYSARARKYGDDELGAFTDVFNEMLTQIQKQDLELQVAHVQREQLLESERSARGEVERASRLKDEFVATLSHELRTPLSAILGWAMMLREGELAPEDAAKGIEVIERNARMQTQIIEDLLDMSRIVAGKLRLDVQQVNLPEVIETALATVGPAAEAKGIRLQTLIDPKVGPVRGDPNRLQQIVWNLLSNAIKFTGKDGRVQLALSRVNSHVEISVTDTGQGIRAEFLPYVFERFRQADGSTTRRHSGLGLGLSIVKQLVELHGGTVRARSGGEGQGSSFTVELPLMPIHEQEEETADRSHPRSPMQPQKFPSDPMSLEGLRVLVVDDEADAREVVRRLLVGHGASPDCAASAREAIESFKASRPDVIISDIGMPEQDGYELIRNIRVLERALGHTTPAVALTAFARSEDRTRAMLAGYQMHLSKPVEPAELIATIASVSGIATRRAPG; this is translated from the coding sequence ATGAGACTGCGTCCAATCCGATCGTTCGGAACCAAATTGACGCTGCTCGTCACGCTGACGACCGGCCTTGCCGTGTTCTCGGTGTCGACCGTTCTTGCGGTCATCGACTACTTCGACACCGAGCATGAAACGGCGTCGCTCGCCGACGCGCAGGTGCACATCATCGCGGGCAACAGCGAAGCGCCGCTCGCGTTCGGCGACCCCCAGCTCGGCAACGAAGCGCTGGCGGCGCTGAAAAACTCGGACAACGTTGCATCGGCCACGCTCTACACGCCGGACGGAAAGGTCTTCGCGCGCTACGACAATCCGTCCATCCGGCCGCCGGTTTTCGCGATGTGGCAGGAGGGACGGCGGCTCGAAGGAAGCTGGATGATCGTGACCGACGAGATCCGCGGTCCCGCCGGCGAGGTCGGTCGCCTTCAGGTCGTCTTCGATCGCAGCGCGGCGATCTCGCGCGCGTGGTACAACGCGAGCATCGTCTTCATCATCGCGCTGCTGACGATGCTCGGCGCGTTCCTGGTCGCGAGCCGGATCCGCAGGTTCCTCATCAAGCCGATCGCCGAGCTTGCGTCGGCGGCACGCCACGTTTCCGAAACCAAGGACTATTCCGCACGGGCGAGGAAGTACGGTGACGACGAGCTCGGAGCGTTCACCGACGTCTTCAACGAAATGCTCACGCAGATCCAGAAGCAGGACCTCGAGCTCCAGGTGGCGCACGTTCAGCGCGAGCAGCTGCTCGAGAGCGAGCGCAGCGCGCGCGGCGAGGTCGAGCGCGCGAGCCGCCTGAAGGACGAGTTCGTCGCGACGCTGTCGCACGAGCTGCGCACGCCGCTGTCGGCAATCCTCGGCTGGGCGATGATGCTGCGCGAAGGCGAGCTTGCGCCCGAAGACGCCGCCAAGGGGATCGAAGTCATCGAGCGCAATGCGCGCATGCAGACGCAGATCATCGAGGACCTGCTCGACATGAGCCGCATCGTCGCCGGCAAGCTCCGGCTCGACGTCCAGCAGGTGAATCTTCCGGAAGTCATCGAAACCGCGCTCGCCACGGTCGGACCGGCCGCCGAAGCCAAGGGCATCCGCCTGCAGACGCTCATCGATCCCAAGGTCGGGCCCGTGCGCGGCGATCCGAACCGGCTCCAGCAGATCGTCTGGAACCTTCTGTCGAACGCGATCAAGTTCACCGGCAAGGACGGCCGCGTCCAGCTCGCGCTGTCGCGCGTGAACTCGCACGTCGAGATTTCGGTGACGGACACGGGGCAGGGGATTCGCGCCGAGTTCCTGCCGTACGTGTTCGAGCGCTTTCGCCAGGCCGATGGCTCGACCACGCGCCGTCACAGCGGCCTCGGTCTCGGGCTGTCGATCGTCAAGCAGCTGGTCGAGCTTCACGGCGGAACGGTGCGCGCACGAAGCGGCGGCGAGGGCCAGGGGTCGTCGTTCACGGTCGAGCTGCCGCTGATGCCGATTCACGAACAGGAAGAAGAAACCGCCGATCGCTCGCACCCGCGGTCGCCGATGCAGCCGCAGAAGTTCCCGAGTGATCCGATGTCGCTCGAAGGCCTGCGGGTGCTGGTCGTCGACGACGAGGCTGATGCACGCGAAGTCGTGCGCCGGCTGCTCGTCGGGCACGGCGCCAGTCCCGACTGCGCAGCCTCGGCCCGCGAAGCGATCGAATCGTTCAAGGCGTCGCGTCCGGACGTGATCATCAGCGACATCGGTATGCCCGAGCAGGACGGCTACGAGCTGATCCGCAACATCCGTGTGCTCGAGCGGGCGCTCGGTCACACCACGCCGGCCGTCGCACTGACGGCGTTCGCGCGCTCGGAAGACCGAACGCGCGCGATGCTCGCGGGCTACCAGATGCACCTGTCGAAGCCCGTCGAGCCCGCGGAGCTGATCGCTACGATCGCCAGCGTGTCGGGCATCGCGACGCGGCGCGCCCCGGGCTGA
- a CDS encoding YfiR family protein — protein MKRCLHTFLLLATIAIVAGGEVRAHAQTLDVEKAGRVKAAYVLNFIRYSQWPDDAFEQPDSPIVVTEVGECDDDKVLSEVIRHSQPIGGRQVVLEHAPYGSDDADRQEFYRSLEQSHLVYICSAGPEPIATILARLNPSKTLTVGDTPDFVENGGMIGFVFEQDRILFQANPKAIQKSRVTISAKVLKLAKIVGGEEIP, from the coding sequence ATGAAGCGCTGCCTGCACACGTTCCTGTTGCTCGCGACGATTGCGATCGTCGCCGGCGGCGAGGTGCGTGCGCATGCGCAGACGCTCGACGTCGAGAAGGCAGGACGCGTCAAGGCGGCCTACGTCCTCAACTTCATCCGCTATTCGCAATGGCCCGACGATGCGTTCGAGCAGCCCGACAGCCCGATCGTCGTTACCGAGGTGGGGGAGTGCGACGACGACAAGGTGTTGTCCGAGGTCATCCGTCACAGCCAGCCGATCGGTGGGCGTCAGGTCGTGCTCGAGCACGCACCGTACGGCTCGGATGACGCTGACCGTCAGGAATTCTACCGCAGTCTCGAGCAGTCCCATCTGGTGTACATCTGCTCGGCGGGACCCGAACCGATTGCGACGATCCTTGCACGCCTGAATCCGTCGAAGACACTGACCGTCGGCGACACCCCCGACTTCGTCGAGAATGGAGGCATGATCGGCTTTGTCTTCGAGCAGGATCGGATACTGTTTCAGGCCAATCCGAAAGCCATTCAGAAATCGCGTGTGACGATCAGCGCAAAAGTGCTCAAGCTCGCGAAGATCGTCGGCGGCGAAGAAATCCCCTAA